The sequence cattgGCTCTAgttgtaacattctaacactACATTAATTCAGAAAGCACAAGTTTGGCACCGCAATGCgaaaacactgcaaaaactgTGCTAGCCCTACAGAGAAGGGGTTTATAAAGACTAACCCAGGGTTAACCACAGTGTTGAAAAGCCCTTAAATGCACCAGATATCGGACATGCCCTCCAACATGGACATAGATTCACCCCTCATagtctcacaaaatcctgtgggaatCATTGTACATAAACACCACTGACCCTTGCAAACACCTCCAAAACACACTTCTTCAGCCAGCATCCATTATAAAACACTCGGCAGACATTAATTTtctttagaaatatattgaaattatgtttgtgcaaaaacattttttcattctTAATTCAGCTTATTGAATCCCAAACACTTCTAGTATTGAGCCAGAGAAAATCTGTGGTCACAGAGGTCACAATGCACTACACACCAAACACTAAATGATTAATGATTTGTAAGCAAGTAAAGatactttatttataatgaatacATAATGAAACTTGAAGCTCATCAGTGCATCTTCACCAAGCTGTAGACTTGATCTGCTGCGTTTGACTGAACTGGTTTGTCAGGGATCGTGCAGTACAGGTGGTAAACATTCTtaaagaagaagaaataaagattaaaaagaCAGACAATATAAATGTGTTTGTATATTCTGTTCATGAATGACGTCTCATTTGGTTATGTGACGGCGCTACACCAGGGTTGGGGGGGGCTATAGCCCATGTTTAGCCCCCTCAAGCAGTTGAAATGATAAAGAAGACAAGAGTGCAGGTAGGAAGTGACACGCTCATTTTTTCCAAGCGCAGCGAGATGAAAAAACTATGCCACAAGCGCACCACAGGTCATGTGGCAAGAACCAACTGATCAGCTTTGGCCTTTCTGTAACAAAACATCGAAAGCTCATCCGAGATGGACGAACACCTGATCCTAGCTGTACAGGATGGGTTTTTATTTAAcatctccataaatatatctagtagtagAGCTAATGCAAGGGATAGAAATTAAtttatcctttgctgaaacGTTTTCATCTTCATGGCTCATAGCAACGGCAGACACCACATGTTTTTAGATGCGACATGTGAATATTTTATCACTCTCCAGTGCTGAAGTCATTCACCTTTGcatgtaaaagttttttttgttgttgtcttgTGGTCACTTGTATTAAGCATATCTATTTCTTTGAATATGCCTATTCTTTGgccaaatataatttaaaatataatatttgaatttatttatgaaGTACTGTAACTCTGATGTCATGAATATCGATTATTTTCTTAGCACCCCCATATTGGTCTAGCCCCCCCCAAAGATTGACACTTGTAATTTTAAAAGCTTTACAGCCTCTCATTACTGCTACTTTTATTGTACAGTGTAAacattatgtaaaatatctcatTTTGGCATAAATTAGTCTGTTCCTATATGAGAAGATGTGGCTAATAATGCTGATCTGCTGATCTGGTGTTTTTAACTGACACAAAGCTTCATGCTATCTGAGATCATTTACTGACAATGATGTTCTCTTACCCACAGATATGGGCTGAGATGGGGCTGGTACATAAGTGATCAGAGAATATGTCTCTGCAGGTCCAGAActctaaataaaaaacattaagaatTATTAAGGTCATGTCCATTTCAGCCATTCATACTCATTATggtattataaatatttatttgtgatgttaaatattatttagtGATAAATATGTATTAGTGATAATATTTTAGTGATTGAAAAGATTAATTGCAATACTCACCATACCAATTCCTTGACTGGGCACATCTGATGATACTGATCTCATTTTATTGCTAAGAATCAAATATTGATCTTTATGGCATCTTTTCATGCATGTATATATCAGATAAGGTGATAAACATTTGCACATACAGCTCATAgactacaaaaatacattttgttttgttttttgcaaaaaaaataataaataaaataaaacctacAATTAgggttattatatttaataacccTAATTAACCTTAATTAATTAGGGTTatgaaaactgaaattaaaaccataaaaaactaaataaaacttacgggtttcttctttttttacctAGAAAACAATGAGCTACTGTATCATGTTCAATTTTTACTCCTCTAcagcattttgttgttttaatgatAAAGTCACATGATCATTTCTATATTGAACAGCATGGAGTGAACAATTATAAACTTTACTTACTTGCAAACCGACACAGACAGATGAATCCAGTAAGAATGACACCAACACCAGTGGAAACCAGAACTATAAACCATGTTTCTGTGTCAAAACAAAACCAACACTTTAATAATCCATGTTTATGTGCATTATGATGATTAACATGAGTGTTTTAGATACATCAGTCCACCTGACAATTGATGTGATTGTagatttattttacttttgttgtGTGCATGGAAAGAAATAAATGTTCTACAGAGATTTGAAAGAGAATGCAATAGTCAAATCATTTCAGATATGCAAGAAAAAGATTTAGAATAAACCTCTGTGTAGTGGTGTGAGTGGATGATCTTTAGGATCAGCTGTTGAAGTGTGAACACTAGAAACTCCTGAAACAGAAAGAACTCAAATTATATAATACATGATGGATATAAACAGTTTCAGTGTTTGGAGTCACTGTAAAAAGAATGTTCATTATATGGCGTTCTACTGATATTTATGAACGTTACCAGTTCTGGTGGATGTTGAGGTTTCAGTGGTGGAACTGACAGCTGTTGTTGCTGAAATCGAAATGGTAAAAAAGAGCTATGAATTACAATAAACACTATGAGAGAAAACTTTTATTGTCAGATACACTAAACTTTACTCACAcgtttttgtctttgttttttgAGTGGAcgctgctgatgaaactgcagaAAGAACAtcttaaattgattttaaattaaaaatggtcTTTACAAAGACTGGCATAAATCTTAACATTATACTGAACTAAACACTGTTAAAACAATGATAACAGATAATTGGAAAGTGgattatctttttttattatgcatatatacactctaaaaaatgaccgtaattttaacagtaaaagactgtaaaaatgctacggtgaaaaactgttaattggtttacagaaagtttccgtactatatacggtgaataactgtaatagatctaacggtacatttaatgtaattttacggtaaaataccgttaaattaacagtttttggaagtgaaaaataacaattcattgtaaaatttacagtgaaaaaacgtaaattgacattcccacaatgccctgcgtgacacttcacatttgatatattttcatttaaataactctgtttcttcttagtttttctcatttttttctaatctgttatgtacattagggttttatgttacatctaatgttgttaaattaatgtttattgcatttttaaaatttcatgcatattaccatgatggtgtttagtgtgtgtgtgaatgacactgtgtgcacctttattagtcctcctcagcttgtggaaaatctgcttgagCTTTGATTCATTATTTGaatcttatcaccactgtgtttggtgactgtcagtgtattattaaggtacaaaacagatattagtacttcattaggttggtaaattaacattatatcagttaatgaaatatgttattttaccgtaaatttaacagatttcttttttacgttgctactgtattttttacggtaaagttctggcaactacagctgccgtttttttaccgtaaattttactgggattttttttacagtgtatgtaaaaatacactaaaatagGCAAACATATTAGGTGAAACATGCAATGTTCATCCAGTATTACTGGAGCAAAACAATATTGCCATTTGCTTGACAATTTGGCTTCTACAGTAAATACACCATGTCCTGACATACTTCTGATATTTGGCAGAGTAGAGGTTACAATAGAAaccgcagaaaaaaaaaacacagttataataaatagaatgtttgaaaaaaatatttaaattcataACTCATAAAACAATTCATAATCTATTAGCAACCATGTTGAAAAAAGCAGCACAATCATGAGCCTCGTCTTTTTGAATTCTCTGTGTACTTCCTGCTTATCTTCAGAGACTAAAACTATGTTTTGTATTATTTGCTCTTCCATTTATGTAAAAGACATTCTTCACCATCCTGTTCATTTTATTGCCATTGTGTAAAAATCATAAATAATCAAGTCATAATTAATAAGCATATTTCAGAAAGACATTTTAACTGAAATATTTCTGacttcaacatttatttgacattaacatgttaatttttGTAAAGTCACAGAGTTCAAAAGCTGCTGCAGAACAGAATGACTCCATCAGCCTCCATAGATGCGTCTGAcactgtctgtctctctgacgTCTAAACCACATGATCAACACAACACAACTTCCTTCCTGACTAAATGTATCAGACTGTTAATTTGCCAAATCCACGCTGTGGTTAAACGTTTTTCTGAAAAGGACCTACAAGTTATTCAGTGTAAGATGTACTGATTCAGTAACAGCATCACACAACTGTTGTTTCTGCCTTCATGATGATACTGACCTACAGTGAATCCCACTGTTATCACAGGATTATGATTAACCTTATTCAACTCTTTCTTATCTTTAGTATATTTGAtctttcagtgttttattataCAGCTTATTGAATGGGTCTTTATAAATATTATCCATCCAGAAGTGCACTATATGTAATACAGATACCATATCATTCAGCTTTTCTCATCGTTTTTTTGTGTCtataataacttttttattaatcaaaCTTTCATAATATTCTAATGACCTTCATAAATCAAACTGGCTTGAGAATTCTACAGGTGTCTCTgattaaaactgtaaaaaaatgatTCCAGTAAAAAGTCCTCACCTCTGATGGTGTATGTGTCACTGCGCGGTGATCTGATCTCAGGTTCAGTGTTGAGTGAATAATCACAGCTCAGCTGTCTGCTCACTGATCGTGTGAAGAGTTCAccatgagttaaataaaacatacaaaaacgtTCTCCAGACTGTTTCCTCTGAGAGTGCAGAAGATCATCCTCAGTGTAGAGACTACAGGTGAAATCAGCTCTGACTAGATCTGGTATTTCACAGGCTATGTTGATCTGGACTCCATCGCCACTAACACTGATGAAGGGTTTCTGAAGTGAACCTGTTTAAGTCAAATAAtccataattaataataataataaaatagattaaaataaacattgcaATAACAGTTTCTAAACCAGAAGAACAGCAGTGAAATTTGTGGCAGCAGGAGAACAATGTGATTGTATTTTGTGTTTAACAGTTGATCATGTGATTTTACAGCTGCCCATCTGAACACTTCAGCACGTTTACATGCATCATTTTCCATGGTTTAGTTTAACCTTTAAACTAATTTAAACTCATAGCCTACGTGTTTGCAATGAATGGTAAAATGTAGGCCATGAGGGgtattcatttcatttatgggaaaaaaaaaaactgttttgtttaatatttctgaTAACTGCACTATTGTTTGGgcacagaataaaaatattaaaatggtaattgcaactttttatctcacaattcagactttctttaatttgcgagtttatatctcacaattcttagaaaaaaaataacattgtgaatcatgaattgagaaataaaaagttgcaattacctttttaactttttattctaTGTCAGAAACAAGCTTCAACTCTACACTTTCTCAATCAAGTAACACCCAGAATTCCATTCAAATGAACATGTAGATATAAATAAAGTGGATATTTCAAATAAAGTGTTTACATGATCAAGTCCAATTAACATAGGCGTTCATATTTCTAGTTATACCCAAATATTGGCTTAATCTGGTAATTGCAatcagtttaaaataaaattttcatgATGAAGTAATATGCCCTAAACAGAGAGGTTGTAGgtttgtgtatttt comes from Chanodichthys erythropterus isolate Z2021 chromosome 6, ASM2448905v1, whole genome shotgun sequence and encodes:
- the LOC137021439 gene encoding uncharacterized protein isoform X5 — protein: MELFIFIAFQLLIEVQSNSSLQKPFISVSGDGVQINIACEIPDLVRADFTCSLYTEDDLLHSQRKQSGERFCMFYLTHGELFTRSVSRQLSCDYSLNTEPEIRSPRSDTYTIRDVLSAVSSAASTQKTKTKTSTTAVSSTTETSTSTRTGVSSVHTSTADPKDHPLTPLHRETWFIVLVSTGVGVILTGFICLCRFASKKRRNPNKMRSVSSDVPSQGIGMSSGPAETYSLITYVPAPSQPISVECLPPVLHDP